Proteins co-encoded in one Echeneis naucrates chromosome 22, fEcheNa1.1, whole genome shotgun sequence genomic window:
- the cinp gene encoding cyclin-dependent kinase 2-interacting protein — protein sequence MEGSARKIKDNAADWHNLLLRWERLNENGFNVAANIVNLRLSQSDQRQLLEESFSPSSPLSARTGAAAELQNECCKLQEIIDKMVTVVTKMQNLVTSQQGIQDLEDFQFGPKGRTFPLFHTWNMKQFELSFVTLWKSFSQELKLKQTILQELAHTGTSDLCMVYLSCWLYQPFIPHQVRLTLEALLLETGHRPL from the exons ATGGAGG gaAGTGCAAGAAAGATCAAAGATAATGCAGCTGACTGGCACAACCTGCTGCTGAGGTGGGAAAGACTCAATGAGAACGGCTTCAACGTGGCAGCTAACATTGTCAACTTGAGGCT CTCTCAGAGCGATCAGCGGCAGCTCCTGGAGGAATCTTTCTCACCATCCTCACCTCTGTCAGCTCGAACAGGTGCAGCTGCTGAGCTCCAGAACGAATGCTGCAAACTTCAAGAGATCATTGACAAAATG GTCACCGTAGTGACAAAAATGCAGAATCTTGTAACATCACAACAAGGCATTCAGGACCTGGAGGATTTTCAGTTTGGACCCAAAGGAAGAACTTTTCCTCTGTTTCACACCTGGAACATGAAACAGTTTG AATTGTCATTTGTGACTTTATGGAAATCTTTCAGTCAGGAACTTAAGTTGAAGCAGACAATTCTTCAGGAACTTGCCCACACTGgaacctctgacctctgcatGGTCTACCTGTCCTGCTGGCTGTATCAGCCTTTTATACCCCACCAGGTCAGGCTGACCCTGGAGGCTCTGTTGTTGGAGACTGGACACCgcccactgtga